From the genome of Thermococcus chitonophagus, one region includes:
- a CDS encoding aminotransferase class V-fold PLP-dependent enzyme, which yields MVVEVNARHLFPGLERFRAYLNTAGLGLMPVTVLKAVNEFLLDVINYKEGINAVEELDPMYLEPVQREAAKLLRVKRDNVTFSIQTTDGLKRALQALKPGKGMKIVSFDLEFPTISAIVKSYAKLHGLRVEVVENENGLYTPEMVEKVIDDETFAVVYSDVQWITGQRMPREIAEIAKEHGAWVIVDAVQSLGALKVDLRNVDVLVAGGEKWLLNPNTGSGVMYLSNEFLEECEPVIGLLNTEPPVPWSDWWGDKDKDLWDLLPLRNDARVLDHGTPPYLSIVALGASLELLNSLGVERIEKHDLKLAEKVREWARERGFEVLGNSQIVLIRTGLGFEKEREAVAKLKEEGVVVSLRGAKGIYGVRVSPHLYNTEEDVEVFIEKFSSILGL from the coding sequence ATGGTGGTCGAAGTGAATGCTAGGCATTTATTCCCTGGACTCGAAAGGTTTAGGGCATACCTAAACACGGCGGGCCTTGGATTGATGCCCGTGACTGTTCTCAAAGCCGTGAACGAGTTCCTCCTTGACGTTATAAACTACAAAGAGGGGATAAATGCAGTTGAAGAGCTCGATCCAATGTACCTTGAACCCGTTCAGAGGGAAGCGGCAAAGCTACTTAGGGTTAAGAGGGATAACGTGACATTCAGCATTCAGACTACGGACGGCTTAAAGAGAGCCCTACAGGCCCTTAAACCCGGGAAAGGCATGAAGATAGTATCCTTTGACCTCGAGTTCCCAACGATATCCGCTATAGTCAAGAGCTACGCCAAGCTTCATGGTCTGAGGGTTGAAGTTGTTGAGAACGAGAACGGCCTCTACACTCCGGAGATGGTCGAGAAAGTTATAGATGATGAAACTTTCGCCGTAGTTTACAGCGACGTTCAGTGGATAACCGGCCAAAGGATGCCTCGGGAGATAGCGGAGATAGCAAAGGAACACGGAGCTTGGGTTATAGTTGATGCCGTTCAATCTTTGGGAGCCCTTAAGGTTGACCTGAGAAACGTTGATGTCCTCGTCGCCGGAGGAGAGAAGTGGTTGCTCAACCCCAACACCGGAAGCGGGGTCATGTATTTATCCAACGAGTTCTTGGAGGAGTGCGAGCCCGTCATAGGGTTGCTCAACACGGAACCTCCTGTGCCGTGGTCCGATTGGTGGGGAGACAAGGATAAGGATCTCTGGGATCTCCTCCCGCTGAGGAATGATGCGAGGGTTCTTGATCACGGAACTCCTCCCTACCTAAGCATAGTTGCCCTGGGGGCCTCGCTTGAGCTACTAAACTCGTTGGGTGTGGAGAGAATAGAGAAGCACGACCTGAAGCTTGCCGAAAAGGTTAGAGAGTGGGCCAGGGAGAGGGGATTTGAAGTCCTGGGGAACTCTCAGATAGTTCTGATTAGAACTGGCCTGGGATTTGAAAAGGAGAGGGAAGCTGTGGCAAAGCTTAAGGAAGAGGGAGTAGTTGTGTCTCTTAGGGGGGCCAAGGGAATTTACGGGGTAAGGGTCTCACCGCACCTCTACAACACCGAAGAGGATGTTGAGGTGTTTATTGAGAAGTTCTCCAGTATTCTAGGGCTTTGA
- a CDS encoding Nif3-like dinuclear metal center hexameric protein: MERDEIVRFLDEFLNISAYPDKSSNGLQVEGKKEVNTVAFAVDACLDTIVKARAFNADMLIVHHGIIWGGVNYVKGLFAKRLKELMRAEMNLYVAHIPLDAHPEVGNNAQLLKLLGLEPKEPFGEYRGVKIGFIGEFDKPKPLPMIAQILAEKLPVDYVKSYEFGLQEVKRVAVMSGAGGFAIEEASERADLLITGEFTHADYRTAEDLRLSVIAAGHYATETLGVKALMPMIREKFGVKTVFIDSPTGL; the protein is encoded by the coding sequence ATGGAAAGGGATGAGATAGTAAGGTTCCTCGACGAATTTCTAAACATCTCAGCCTACCCCGACAAGTCGAGCAATGGACTTCAAGTGGAGGGAAAGAAAGAGGTAAACACGGTGGCGTTTGCGGTTGATGCGTGTTTAGATACGATAGTTAAAGCGAGGGCTTTTAACGCTGACATGCTTATAGTCCACCACGGGATAATATGGGGTGGCGTGAACTACGTTAAAGGGCTGTTCGCTAAGAGGCTGAAGGAGCTGATGAGAGCCGAGATGAACCTGTACGTTGCCCACATACCCCTCGACGCCCATCCTGAGGTCGGAAACAACGCTCAGTTGCTGAAGCTTCTGGGCTTGGAACCGAAGGAGCCCTTCGGCGAGTACAGGGGTGTGAAGATAGGGTTCATAGGTGAGTTTGATAAGCCAAAACCCCTCCCCATGATAGCCCAAATTTTGGCTGAGAAGCTCCCCGTGGACTACGTTAAGAGCTACGAGTTCGGCCTTCAGGAGGTTAAGAGGGTTGCAGTTATGAGCGGGGCGGGAGGGTTCGCGATAGAGGAAGCCAGCGAAAGGGCTGACCTCTTGATCACGGGAGAGTTCACGCACGCGGACTACAGAACTGCTGAAGACTTAAGGCTCAGCGTTATAGCTGCAGGCCACTATGCAACTGAAACCCTGGGAGTTAAGGCCCTGATGCCCATGATAAGGGAGAAGTTTGGAGTAAAAACGGTCTTCATAGACAGCCCAACTGGGCTATGA
- the dph2 gene encoding diphthamide biosynthesis enzyme Dph2, giving the protein MLHEIPKDEILRELQKLNARKVLIQSPEGLRREAYELAVFLDENGINAIIHGEVNYGACDPADKEAEILGCDALIHLGHSYMKLHLEVPTIFVPAFAKVDVVEALRKNVEEIRKLGRRIILVTTAQHIHQLERAKKFLKENGFQVVIGKGDSRVSWPGQVLGCNYSAAKVEGDGVLFLGSGTFHPLGLALSTKKKVLAINPYSGDFMWMDELKERFIRKRWAQIAKAIDAKRFGVIVSIKKGQLRLREAQRIIKLLREHGREARLIVMNDISYMKLEGFPFDAYVVVACPRVPIDDYENWRKPVLTPREVELLLGLKEEYEFDEIPGGRRERDEPLGISLHKAG; this is encoded by the coding sequence ATGCTTCACGAAATTCCTAAAGATGAAATTTTAAGGGAACTCCAAAAGCTGAACGCTAGGAAGGTTCTTATTCAGTCTCCTGAAGGCCTTAGAAGAGAAGCTTACGAGCTTGCGGTGTTCTTAGATGAGAACGGAATAAATGCGATAATCCACGGTGAAGTGAATTATGGGGCCTGCGATCCGGCGGATAAAGAGGCTGAGATATTAGGTTGCGATGCATTGATTCACTTGGGCCACTCTTACATGAAGCTTCATCTTGAAGTTCCAACGATATTCGTCCCAGCCTTCGCGAAAGTTGATGTTGTTGAGGCTTTAAGGAAAAATGTTGAAGAGATAAGGAAACTAGGGAGGAGGATAATACTCGTAACGACTGCCCAGCATATACACCAGCTCGAGAGGGCAAAGAAGTTCCTGAAGGAAAATGGATTTCAAGTTGTCATCGGTAAGGGTGATTCAAGGGTTTCTTGGCCGGGTCAAGTTCTCGGGTGCAACTACTCAGCTGCAAAAGTTGAGGGGGATGGAGTTTTGTTCCTGGGCTCGGGGACATTTCATCCCCTCGGCCTCGCCCTTTCAACGAAGAAGAAAGTTCTGGCAATAAACCCCTACAGCGGCGACTTCATGTGGATGGACGAGCTTAAGGAGAGGTTCATAAGGAAGAGGTGGGCTCAGATTGCAAAGGCTATTGATGCCAAGAGGTTTGGCGTTATAGTGAGCATCAAGAAAGGCCAGCTAAGGCTCAGGGAGGCCCAGAGAATCATAAAACTCCTGAGGGAGCACGGGAGGGAGGCAAGGCTTATAGTCATGAATGACATAAGCTACATGAAGCTTGAAGGCTTTCCGTTTGATGCCTACGTAGTGGTCGCGTGCCCGAGAGTTCCAATAGATGACTACGAAAACTGGAGGAAGCCAGTCTTAACGCCCAGGGAAGTTGAACTACTGCTCGGCCTAAAGGAGGAGTACGAGTTCGATGAGATTCCTGGGGGAAGGAGGGAAAGAGATGAACCTCTCGGCATATCCCTTCATAAAGCCGGCTGA
- a CDS encoding TRAM domain-containing protein produces the protein MYGGKGGKRRFNGEPRRFEAPVKVGERYKVKIEGMGKGGDGIARIKGFVIFVPHTHVGDEVEIVINSVKKRFAFAEVIE, from the coding sequence ATGTATGGTGGAAAAGGTGGAAAGAGAAGGTTTAATGGAGAGCCCAGGAGATTTGAAGCTCCAGTTAAGGTTGGAGAAAGGTACAAAGTTAAGATTGAGGGCATGGGCAAAGGTGGAGATGGGATAGCCAGAATTAAGGGCTTTGTTATCTTCGTCCCCCACACGCACGTTGGGGATGAGGTAGAGATCGTGATAAACTCAGTTAAGAAGAGATTTGCGTTTGCGGAAGTTATTGAGTGA
- a CDS encoding MoaD/ThiS family protein, translated as MIKVKVIGRGIEKEIEWRKGMKVRDVLREVGFNTESAIAKVNGKVALEDKEVKDGDFVEVIPVVSGG; from the coding sequence ATGATCAAGGTAAAAGTCATTGGAAGGGGGATAGAAAAGGAGATTGAGTGGAGGAAAGGCATGAAGGTCAGGGACGTGCTGAGGGAAGTTGGCTTCAACACTGAGAGCGCCATTGCAAAAGTAAACGGTAAGGTTGCCTTAGAGGACAAAGAAGTTAAGGATGGGGATTTCGTCGAGGTAATTCCAGTCGTTTCCGGTGGTTGA
- a CDS encoding ABC transporter substrate-binding protein, protein MRLKVQVLALVLLLALGVVASGCIGGQSTQTQAKEEVTQIVIGVTDKVTDLDPANAYDFYTWEVLNNIMEGLVKYKPGTLEIEPAIAERWEVNEDSTVWTFYLRKDVKFADGTPLTAKDVVRSIKRVMKINGDPAWLVTDFVKDVVAKDDYTVVFYLKQPTSYFLALLTTPPYFPVHPNYSDTQIESDATYGGAGPYRIVKWVRDEELVFEANPYYYGEKPKTKRIVIKFYRDASTMRLALQNGEIDIAWRTLRPSDIKSLKQSGNFNVIEVPGGFIRYICLNTKVDPTKNVKVRQALAAAIDRKEIAEKVFMGTVEPLYSLIPNGMWSHIDAFKEKYGDANIELAKKLLQEAGYSESNPLQITLWYTPTHYGDTEADLAQILKEQWERTGMIKVDIKSAEWGTYVDYARKGQMQVYLLGWYPDYLDPDDYTTPFLKSTANSWAGTGYANPTVDELLTKAQRLTDQNERAKLYEEVQKILAEDVPYIPLVQGKLYLVTQKNVKGVIIGPDMIFRYSTLYKEG, encoded by the coding sequence ATGAGGTTGAAAGTCCAAGTTTTGGCATTGGTGTTGCTTTTAGCCCTTGGCGTTGTAGCAAGCGGGTGTATTGGAGGCCAGAGCACCCAGACCCAGGCGAAGGAAGAGGTTACACAGATAGTAATTGGTGTCACCGATAAGGTCACCGACCTTGATCCAGCAAATGCCTACGATTTCTACACATGGGAAGTCCTGAACAACATAATGGAAGGGCTGGTAAAGTACAAGCCGGGAACACTAGAGATTGAGCCAGCCATTGCGGAGAGGTGGGAAGTAAACGAAGATTCAACCGTATGGACGTTCTACTTAAGGAAGGACGTTAAGTTTGCAGATGGAACTCCTCTAACTGCTAAGGACGTCGTGAGGAGCATAAAGAGGGTAATGAAGATCAACGGGGATCCTGCATGGCTTGTAACTGACTTCGTTAAGGATGTTGTAGCTAAAGACGATTACACAGTAGTGTTCTACCTTAAGCAGCCGACGAGCTACTTCCTTGCATTGCTAACTACGCCACCATACTTCCCAGTTCACCCGAACTACTCCGACACTCAGATAGAGAGCGATGCAACTTATGGTGGAGCTGGTCCCTACAGGATCGTCAAGTGGGTGAGGGATGAGGAACTAGTTTTCGAGGCTAACCCCTACTACTACGGGGAGAAGCCAAAGACGAAGAGGATAGTTATCAAGTTCTACAGGGATGCCTCTACAATGAGGCTAGCCCTACAGAACGGGGAAATAGATATAGCCTGGAGAACGCTGAGGCCAAGCGATATAAAGAGCCTCAAACAGAGCGGCAACTTCAACGTGATTGAGGTTCCGGGAGGATTCATAAGGTACATATGCCTGAACACCAAGGTCGACCCAACTAAGAACGTGAAGGTAAGGCAGGCGCTAGCTGCAGCCATCGACAGAAAGGAGATCGCAGAGAAGGTCTTTATGGGAACCGTTGAGCCTCTGTATAGTCTCATTCCAAACGGAATGTGGAGTCACATAGATGCATTTAAGGAGAAGTACGGTGACGCCAACATAGAGCTCGCAAAGAAGCTCCTGCAGGAGGCAGGCTACAGCGAGAGCAACCCGCTCCAGATAACCCTCTGGTACACGCCAACCCACTATGGAGATACCGAGGCTGACCTAGCCCAGATACTCAAGGAGCAGTGGGAAAGGACTGGAATGATTAAGGTTGACATAAAGAGCGCCGAGTGGGGAACCTACGTTGACTATGCAAGGAAGGGACAGATGCAGGTCTATCTGCTCGGCTGGTACCCAGACTATCTCGATCCAGATGACTACACAACCCCGTTCCTCAAGAGCACCGCCAACAGCTGGGCTGGAACTGGCTACGCTAATCCAACTGTTGACGAGTTGCTAACGAAGGCTCAGAGGCTTACTGATCAGAATGAGAGGGCGAAGCTATACGAGGAGGTGCAGAAGATCCTTGCCGAGGACGTCCCGTACATACCACTAGTGCAGGGCAAGCTTTACCTCGTAACTCAGAAGAACGTTAAGGGAGTTATAATTGGTCCCGATATGATATTCCGTTACTCCACGCTCTATAAAGAAGGATGA
- a CDS encoding ABC transporter permease, producing the protein MSRGLGRYILIRALMIIPTILILYTVVFIFLRILPGNPILAVVGTKSISPEQLEHLMKMAGLDKPYHVQYFEYLWKILHGDFGVTLAFPMGKPVWDYLKQRFPATLELTIWAFTISVLLGLLTGVIGATRKGTKVDTAMRLYSIVAYTLFIPWFGMMLQYIFGVKLHLLPTSGRLDPGIQLKTITGLYVLDSILTGNWPAFVSSVKHLILPAFTLGIVLSGAYTRLVRNNMVDVLSQDFIRAYHARGVPPRKVTWYALKNAFIPIVTLMGLQFAILLGGAVLTETTFSWPGMGTFIVDRIDYRDYNAIQGAVIFFAFFVGLISLIVDVIYAILDPRVKY; encoded by the coding sequence ATGAGCAGGGGGCTAGGACGCTATATCCTTATTAGGGCTTTGATGATCATCCCAACGATTCTAATTTTGTATACTGTGGTGTTCATATTCCTGAGGATCCTCCCAGGCAATCCAATACTGGCGGTAGTTGGAACTAAGAGCATCTCTCCGGAACAGCTGGAGCACTTGATGAAGATGGCCGGTTTGGATAAACCATATCATGTCCAGTATTTTGAGTACCTCTGGAAGATTCTGCATGGCGACTTTGGGGTTACTCTCGCATTCCCAATGGGCAAACCAGTATGGGATTATCTGAAGCAGAGGTTTCCGGCAACCCTTGAACTGACGATCTGGGCATTTACTATCAGCGTTCTCTTGGGCCTTCTAACTGGGGTTATTGGAGCAACTAGAAAGGGAACCAAAGTCGATACTGCGATGAGGCTGTACAGCATTGTAGCATACACTTTGTTCATCCCGTGGTTTGGGATGATGCTCCAGTACATATTTGGGGTAAAGCTACACCTCCTTCCAACCTCTGGAAGGCTTGATCCAGGAATACAGCTCAAGACAATAACTGGCCTGTACGTCCTCGATAGCATATTAACAGGAAATTGGCCTGCCTTTGTCAGCTCGGTAAAGCACCTAATTCTACCGGCATTTACCCTCGGAATCGTTCTTAGCGGTGCTTATACGAGGCTAGTCAGGAACAACATGGTGGATGTGCTGAGTCAGGACTTCATAAGAGCCTACCACGCGAGGGGCGTTCCCCCAAGGAAGGTTACATGGTACGCTCTAAAGAACGCTTTCATTCCCATAGTTACTCTAATGGGCCTCCAGTTTGCGATACTCCTTGGCGGAGCAGTTCTGACGGAAACTACTTTCAGCTGGCCAGGGATGGGAACTTTCATAGTGGACAGAATAGACTACAGGGACTACAACGCAATTCAAGGTGCGGTAATATTCTTCGCGTTCTTCGTCGGCCTAATCAGCCTGATAGTTGATGTGATCTATGCAATTCTGGATCCAAGGGTTAAGTACTGA
- a CDS encoding ABC transporter permease: MEMIRPIAKFLLEKKPGKGMLLFGIAIVLVVVIMAIFAPIIAPYDPTKSTEDVFAPPSLKHPMGTNRLGQDVFSRIVWGSRVVLSVVFMATLLSMSIGIPLGLISGYYGGKIDRLLSIIMDSIYAFPALILAIVIAVVLGPSPVNTAIAISFVYVPTYFRMVRGQTLSLKNQLFVEAAHAIGAKDREVMVKYILPNLGPTILVVFTLSVADAILTEAGLSFLGLSVTPPTPDWGYDLRVGQPFLLDGYWWLVFFPGVMIMLLAMAFALIGEALNERISLGVR; this comes from the coding sequence ATGGAAATGATAAGGCCAATAGCAAAGTTCCTCCTTGAGAAAAAGCCAGGAAAAGGGATGCTACTCTTTGGAATAGCTATAGTTCTTGTTGTAGTTATAATGGCAATTTTCGCTCCAATAATCGCTCCCTACGATCCAACCAAGAGCACCGAGGATGTTTTTGCTCCCCCAAGCCTTAAGCACCCAATGGGAACCAACAGACTGGGGCAGGATGTGTTTTCAAGGATAGTTTGGGGATCAAGGGTTGTCCTCTCTGTAGTTTTCATGGCTACCCTTCTGTCCATGAGCATTGGAATTCCCCTTGGCCTTATCTCAGGCTATTATGGAGGAAAAATAGACAGGTTGCTGAGCATTATAATGGACAGCATCTACGCATTCCCAGCTTTAATATTGGCCATTGTCATCGCTGTAGTTTTAGGACCAAGCCCGGTGAACACTGCAATAGCAATAAGCTTCGTCTACGTACCGACTTACTTCAGAATGGTCAGGGGGCAAACATTAAGCCTAAAGAACCAGCTGTTCGTTGAGGCTGCACATGCAATAGGAGCGAAAGACAGAGAAGTCATGGTGAAGTACATACTCCCAAATCTGGGCCCAACTATTCTCGTAGTATTCACGCTGAGCGTTGCTGATGCAATATTAACTGAAGCAGGTTTAAGTTTCCTCGGCCTTTCTGTAACGCCGCCAACGCCGGACTGGGGTTATGATCTGAGAGTAGGCCAGCCGTTCTTGCTTGACGGCTATTGGTGGCTGGTCTTCTTCCCCGGAGTGATGATCATGCTCTTAGCGATGGCGTTCGCACTGATAGGTGAGGCCCTAAACGAGAGGATCTCCCTGGGGGTGAGGTAA
- a CDS encoding ABC transporter ATP-binding protein, whose amino-acid sequence MLLDVKDLSIHYYTLSGVVRAVEGVTFSIDKKEWVTFVGESGSGKSTVASAIIRLVPPPGKIVSGQIMLEGKELLKLSEEEMRQIRGKDISMVFQDPMTSLDPLRKIGDQLVEAMTVHGVDEDEAKERAKELLEKVNIPPDRLDYYPHQLSGGQRQRVSIAIAMAFNPKLLIADEPTTALDVIVQDSIMDLIQSLKEEGTSIFFVTHDISLAAERSDKIAVMYAGKLVEFGTVEQIVENPLHPYTQALLNSVPDLWTEKPIKAIPGYPPDLRNPPRGCRFHPRCHVFAEKGELKGLCDAEEPMMIEYEKGHFVACHLYGGSRNE is encoded by the coding sequence ATGCTACTAGATGTTAAAGATCTCTCCATTCACTATTACACGCTCTCAGGAGTCGTCAGGGCGGTTGAAGGGGTTACATTTTCCATAGATAAGAAGGAGTGGGTAACGTTCGTTGGGGAAAGTGGTAGTGGAAAATCAACCGTCGCTAGTGCCATAATCAGGCTAGTCCCGCCCCCAGGAAAGATAGTTAGTGGTCAGATAATGTTAGAAGGGAAAGAACTGCTAAAGCTAAGTGAAGAGGAGATGAGGCAGATTAGAGGAAAAGACATCAGCATGGTGTTCCAAGATCCTATGACGAGCCTCGATCCCTTGAGAAAGATTGGAGATCAGCTCGTTGAGGCAATGACAGTCCACGGAGTCGATGAAGATGAGGCTAAGGAAAGAGCGAAAGAGTTGTTAGAAAAGGTGAACATCCCTCCAGACAGACTCGACTATTACCCACACCAGCTCTCCGGAGGCCAGAGGCAGAGGGTCAGCATTGCAATTGCAATGGCTTTTAATCCTAAACTTCTCATCGCCGACGAGCCCACTACCGCCTTGGATGTTATAGTTCAAGATTCAATCATGGATCTAATCCAGAGCCTGAAGGAAGAGGGGACGAGTATATTCTTCGTTACCCACGACATTTCACTTGCGGCTGAGAGGAGCGATAAGATAGCGGTAATGTACGCCGGCAAGCTCGTAGAGTTTGGAACCGTTGAGCAGATTGTAGAGAACCCCCTACACCCATACACCCAAGCCCTCCTCAACAGCGTTCCCGATTTATGGACTGAGAAGCCCATAAAGGCCATCCCAGGTTATCCGCCAGACTTAAGGAATCCGCCAAGGGGATGCAGATTCCATCCAAGGTGCCACGTCTTTGCTGAGAAGGGAGAACTAAAGGGGCTGTGCGATGCAGAAGAGCCGATGATGATCGAATACGAAAAGGGACACTTCGTCGCATGTCACCTCTATGGAGGGAGCAGAAATGAGTGA
- a CDS encoding ABC transporter ATP-binding protein translates to MSEPLLKVENLKKYFPIKRSILETLRKAPVRYVKAVDGISFEIKRGEVLALIGESGCGKTTAGRTILRLIEPTDGRIIFDGVDITKLSREELRPFRRRMQIIFQDPYASLSPRMKIGDAIAHPLLVHGLADKEEAKELALKMLRRVGLTPEDEFYERYPHHLSGGQRQRVVIARAMILKPEFVVADEAVSMIDVSMRAAILDLLESFRKEYNMSQLFITHDIAVGKLIADRIAVMYLGKIVEIGPTGEVLKNPAHPYTMALIQAVPSIARKKKEKKIEITGEVPNAANPPSGCRFHPRCPLATEECKSKEPELIEISHEHFVACHHPLR, encoded by the coding sequence ATGAGTGAGCCCCTACTGAAAGTTGAGAACCTGAAAAAGTACTTTCCCATAAAGAGGAGCATACTTGAAACTCTAAGAAAGGCACCAGTAAGGTACGTTAAGGCCGTTGATGGCATAAGCTTTGAGATAAAGAGGGGAGAGGTTCTCGCACTTATAGGTGAGAGCGGTTGCGGAAAGACTACTGCAGGGAGAACCATATTAAGGCTGATAGAACCTACGGACGGAAGGATAATCTTCGATGGAGTGGATATAACCAAGCTTAGCAGGGAAGAGCTCAGGCCATTCAGAAGGAGGATGCAGATAATCTTCCAAGATCCATATGCAAGTTTGAGCCCCAGGATGAAAATAGGAGATGCCATAGCGCATCCACTCCTAGTCCACGGACTTGCAGATAAAGAAGAGGCAAAAGAACTCGCCCTAAAGATGCTCAGGAGAGTCGGCTTAACTCCCGAAGATGAGTTTTACGAGAGGTACCCGCACCACTTAAGTGGAGGTCAGAGGCAGAGGGTTGTAATAGCTAGGGCGATGATCCTCAAACCGGAATTCGTTGTTGCAGATGAGGCAGTTTCAATGATCGATGTATCCATGAGGGCTGCAATTCTCGATTTGTTGGAGAGCTTTAGGAAAGAGTACAACATGAGCCAGCTCTTCATTACGCACGATATAGCGGTAGGAAAGCTGATAGCCGACAGGATAGCGGTAATGTACCTGGGTAAGATCGTTGAGATAGGGCCTACGGGTGAAGTTCTCAAAAACCCAGCCCATCCCTATACGATGGCCTTAATACAGGCAGTGCCCTCAATTGCAAGGAAGAAGAAGGAGAAGAAGATAGAAATTACCGGAGAGGTTCCAAACGCCGCGAACCCGCCAAGTGGTTGCAGGTTCCACCCGAGATGCCCATTGGCAACTGAAGAATGCAAGAGCAAGGAGCCAGAACTAATTGAGATCTCACACGAACACTTTGTCGCCTGCCACCATCCGCTAAGGTGA
- a CDS encoding glycoside hydrolase family 130 protein: MLKKLPFPILLPSSDNFDCKNAYNPSVVFRKGKFVMLYRGECEDGKTGRIGLAISEDGISFTKFPDPVLESEYPWEAKGVEDPRVVKLGKKYVMTYTGYDGKVARLCLATSKNLLSWKKHGPIFDDFPENYLRPRGWTKSGAILPVKVNGRYIMYFGDSNIWIAYSKDGKTWEYLEKPVLSPGKLLLVEPGPPPLLTKEGIVLFYNSAGKSLVYRVRVAVFDRENPEKVIWKSENPILEPEYPWEKFGHVNNVVFLEGLVESHERTLFYYGAADRYVGLAVWKGSVEMLLQTLGFSKSI, encoded by the coding sequence ATGCTCAAAAAGCTCCCTTTTCCAATTTTGTTGCCATCATCAGATAACTTTGACTGCAAAAATGCATACAATCCGTCCGTAGTTTTCAGAAAGGGGAAGTTCGTGATGCTGTATAGGGGAGAATGCGAGGATGGGAAAACGGGAAGAATAGGACTGGCGATAAGCGAAGATGGAATTAGTTTCACAAAGTTTCCTGACCCCGTACTTGAGTCTGAATATCCCTGGGAGGCAAAGGGAGTTGAGGATCCGAGGGTTGTTAAGCTGGGAAAAAAGTACGTAATGACTTACACTGGTTATGACGGTAAAGTTGCAAGGCTTTGCTTGGCCACATCAAAGAACCTTCTCTCATGGAAGAAGCATGGGCCGATATTTGACGACTTCCCAGAGAACTATTTAAGGCCTAGAGGATGGACGAAGAGCGGTGCGATACTTCCAGTTAAAGTCAACGGTAGGTACATCATGTACTTCGGAGATTCGAACATTTGGATCGCATATTCAAAAGATGGCAAAACTTGGGAGTACTTAGAAAAGCCAGTTTTGAGCCCAGGAAAGTTGTTGCTGGTAGAACCAGGCCCTCCACCTTTACTAACCAAGGAAGGGATCGTTCTATTCTACAACTCTGCAGGTAAAAGCCTAGTCTACAGGGTCAGGGTTGCAGTCTTTGATAGGGAGAATCCAGAGAAGGTGATATGGAAATCAGAGAACCCAATTTTAGAGCCTGAATATCCCTGGGAAAAGTTTGGGCACGTTAACAACGTCGTGTTTTTGGAAGGTCTGGTAGAGAGTCACGAGAGAACGCTCTTCTACTATGGGGCGGCCGATAGATACGTGGGCTTGGCAGTGTGGAAAGGAAGCGTTGAGATGTTGCTCCAGACCTTAGGATTTTCAAAATCTATATAA
- a CDS encoding ZPR1 zinc finger domain-containing protein: MDEELKPEKIQEIKLGDCPICGGKGTLKAIQFIHKIPYFGEVMESTVICERCGYRSADVMILEEREPRLYEVKVENEKDLFTRVVRSKSGTIELEELGIKIEPGPAAQGFVSNVEGVLERAKEVLLMARDFKKEENDEEAVKKIDELLKYIEEVKEGKKPLTVRVMDPFGNSALIGEKVKSRRLTKEEIKKLSTGPYVVIDPEAQQ, from the coding sequence GTGGACGAGGAACTAAAGCCCGAGAAGATTCAGGAGATTAAGCTGGGAGACTGCCCGATTTGTGGGGGGAAAGGAACGTTAAAGGCCATTCAGTTCATCCACAAGATTCCCTACTTCGGCGAGGTCATGGAGTCAACGGTAATCTGCGAGAGGTGCGGCTACAGGAGTGCTGACGTAATGATCCTCGAGGAGAGAGAGCCAAGGCTGTACGAAGTTAAGGTGGAGAACGAGAAGGATCTCTTCACGAGGGTGGTTAGGAGCAAGAGCGGAACCATAGAACTTGAGGAACTCGGAATAAAGATAGAGCCCGGACCCGCAGCCCAGGGATTCGTGAGCAACGTAGAAGGAGTTCTGGAGAGGGCAAAAGAAGTTCTCCTTATGGCAAGGGACTTCAAGAAAGAAGAGAACGATGAAGAGGCAGTGAAGAAGATAGATGAGCTGTTGAAGTACATCGAAGAGGTCAAGGAAGGCAAGAAGCCCCTGACAGTTAGGGTAATGGATCCCTTCGGCAACAGTGCCCTGATAGGGGAGAAGGTTAAGAGCAGGAGGCTGACAAAGGAGGAGATAAAGAAACTCAGCACAGGACCCTACGTCGTCATTGATCCAGAGGCTCAGCAATAA